Within Scomber japonicus isolate fScoJap1 chromosome 18, fScoJap1.pri, whole genome shotgun sequence, the genomic segment CATGATTGACCATATACAGACACAGGGGTGCAAACACATACAACCTTTTTCATACACATGACATTGCAGGGTTTCCAGGATATCACCAacagaaacatactgtatgcatgtgaTACATTTGAATACATCTAATGTTTATCAAACAAAGTTGCGTGTAGAGATCCTCCTTGGAAAATCTGTTCACTTAGTGTAGGAAGAATGTGGGTAGAGATGAAGACCGACAGCATGTATGTGGGTGAGTGAGTTTGACAAAGGGGGGGAGAGTGAGCAAGTGGGTTTGACTTTTTAGTAATGTTTGGTAATATTAGTTTAATGTTCAATGAGAAGGTACATTTATGAAATTAAagatatatgttatatttaaatctGTCTGTATTGACATTATGTAATTTTGGGGGAGTAACATTATGTTTATGTGGACAATATAAACCTTCTCCTTACCTTTTCCTGATAGCGGTAATTCTAAATACCACTACTATGGGCTGAGGATCAAGGCAGGCTCCTCTCTTCTCCGCCTGATGGAAGACCAGCAACATCTGGCCATGAGGCAGCAGCCCTTCTCACAGAAACAGAggtatacacactcacactcttttTGCCTATCATTACACAACAATAACCATTTCCCTTAATATCTTCCTTAAATGCTTTTAGCTGCATCCATCTCCTTTTGTACAGTTGTGCCACTGTTTCCTGTTATCCAATATGTCTCTCACACTAAGCATGTTATTTTAAACCATCTCATGGTCCAGGCACCTGCAGTCCTTACAGTCAGACTGCCATAAATGCAATAAGATGAACGTACTTTACTATGTTCCTATTAGGTTGAAGCCTGTGCATAAAGTTGAGGGAATGACCAATGGGACAGCATCAGGAGTAggccagcagcagcaacagcagcaggggtCAGGGAATGTCGACATCAGCACCCAGGTTCAGCAGTACCAGCAGTTCCTAGGTGGGTTTTTGGCAGTGATGCCTGCcaacagtaaacaaaaaaatatctaTAGCATAGTAGTAATATCAGTCATGTCaaagatgtaaaatatttttctggGATGATGGTGTTGTGAAAATCGAATGCATGTACAACATGTTTTACAGTGTTGTTTGCAGCTAATGCAGATCTTTTCTTACATTTAGTAgaagtgttttctctctgagtAACCAGTGAGCTTGCGTCCTGTGCCCAGATGCATCCAGAGCACTCCCAGAATTCCCAGACATTGACCTCCAGGGGAAATCTCTACCAGAGGGCATTGAGCTTGAACATATAAAGAGCTTTCAGCTTCTGTACAGAGAACACTGTGAGGTAACGAAATGAACAGACATTGGTTGGCTGTATTTTTGAGGTTTTTATCCTGATGTCAGTGGGTCAGTGGAGGTTCATAAATACTTAATGTCCGGATAATGTGTTCTCTATGTTATGTCAGGCCATACTGGATGTGATGGTCAACCTGCAGTTCACCCTGGTGGAGACCCTGTGGAAGACCTTCTGGAGGTTCAGCCAGAGTCAGGCGGGAGATGCCACCTTGGCTGTGTGAGTGATTGAAATTCATAAAACGTTCaaaagtgggttttttttgtcagtttttattttgtccttAACATGGTAAAAATAAGTCTATTGCAATAGCAGTACTGTTTTGTACAAAACACATGCAATTCAAATCACATGTCTTGGCAGTCATGATGAGTCAGAGAAGCGTCTCCCTAAGTCCTGCCTGGTGTTGCTGTGCAAGTATGATCCAGTGCTGCGCTGGAGCCGTGACTGTGACAACAGCCTGTACCAGGGCCTGGTGGAGATCCTCATTCCTGATGTCCTCAGGCCCATCCCCAGTAAGGCTCTACAGCAACAGACACTGATGTGTTAAAcagtatatataacaatatatgtataaaatctATCTGACTGTATCATACTGTTTAGGTTTAAAATGTGCCCATTTAACTTACTGGGTTATAAATACAGTCATCATTATTTGACCATACCTAAAGTTTATGCTGATACAAATACCAAAATAAGAACctcagtgcactgaaactgaTTTTGGAATGAACACTTGGCAGAGCAGAGGTCATCTTGACATTTAACATGTacaaataattcaacatttctGCGAGAATGTTCTTTTCCCTGGTTGAAAGATTTGTACTGATGGAGTGACTCTGTAGTGGGAGTTTTGCAGGAAAACTGACTAACTggacttttctttcatttttctgttttagtttCAATTTTAGTCATACTTTTGACTTCAGTCTCTTTGAGTACGTCAATGACTAATTTTTCCCGCATCCCgtctcagaaatgtttgctttgaTCCTTGGTCACTGTGCTTGGTTTCCCTCTGCCCCCAGGTGCCTTAACTCAAGCCATCCGGAACTTTGCCAAAAGCCTGGAGAGCTGGCTGACCAACGCTATGATGAACATCCCAGAGGAAATGGTCCGCATCAAGGTACTTTCCCTTTGTATTAGCTCGCTGTTGCTGGAGCAACATGTTTTCTGAGCAATGGAGCATATTGATATTTAAACCAGCAGGATCAGCCATTATAAAAGTACATGTCTGCAAGCTTAAACATTTATGAGGTGTGAAACTTTGAACCAAAAAGTccagaaaaaaaccccacttgctgtaaaaacaataatgttGTCACAGCTTTTCTGTTtcaatgacaaaaatgacaaCTTTGCCATTTTTTATCTTGACAGTGTTAATTGCAATGTTAAATGCAATGTTGGTGAATATAGTAGGTttgtatgaaatatatttttaacatctGTCTACATGCATGTATCTTTATTAAGCCTACTTCACACCCCATCATTTTCTGCTTGTGCACTTACAGGTAACGTCCGCTAATGCATTTGCCCAGACACTGCGTCGCTACACTAGTCTGAACCACCTCGCCCAGGCAGCCCGTGCCGTCCTCCAGAACACAGCCCAGATCAACCAGATGCTCTCTGACCTCAACCGTGTTGACTTTGCTAATGTCCAGGTTAGTTGAGTCTGAGTGCTGTACACTGGCAACATTCATCTCAACTCAAACACACTAGTGCCTGTGGTTGAGTCTTTCATTGGTTTCAGTGTTGTGCATGTGCAGCAATTTCCACTGTAGCATGGGGGGTGAATCATTGTTTTCTGCAGCTTCACTACCCAGGAAGTGTACACCCAGACCTCTTGCTTCTTCTCAGaaactcatctttttttctccttccttcagAGCGCATGTGGTTAAATACATGCGATGTTGTGTATCGCTCAAAGACAATTTGGCAGCAACTAATGACAGGTGTGAATCTTATTGACACATTGCCCCCATCCTGTCTACCCTTTGCAGGAGCAGGCTTCATGGGTATGTCGATGTGAAGACCGTGTTGTTCAGCGGCTAGAGCAGGACTTCAAGCTTACTCTCCAGCAGCAGAACTCCCTGGAGCAATGGGCTGCGTGGCTGGATGGTGTGGTCTCCCAGGTCCTCAAGCCCTACCAACACAGCCCTACCTTCCCTAAGGCTGCCAAACTCTTCCTGCTCAAGTGGTCCTTTTACAGGTGCGATAGGACAGTAATAGTAGGGTCAGTTGCAGGTTATAAGACAATGTCAGTGCCAAGCAGGTAATGAAGAGGACTATTTATCATAACCACATTCCAGCTGCACATTTTCAACTTAACCAACAAATGTAACCATGGTTTTAACCACAGTTCCTCTATATTTTGTCATTGCTGAGTTTTTAGCAACAGGATTGTGTCATAGCAAAGCACTGACAGACACGACCCATTAAGTGTTAGAGAGGAAGTGAAACAGTTACAGAATATATGCCGCACAATGGTTGAATTCACAACTTCTCTGGTCTCCAGTTCCATGGTGATTAGGGACCTGACCCTGAGGAGTGCAGCCAGTTTTGGTTCCTTTCACCTGATCCGCCTGCTGTATGATGAGTACATGTATTACCTGATAGAGCACAGAGTAGCCCAAGCTAAAGGAGAGACCCCGATTGCTGTCATGGGAGAggtaccaacacacacacagattcaaatATAcctaaatgaaacaaatatgtATATGTGCGTAGGCCATGTTTACAGCTCTaacacatttcctgtttgtttgttttttcattagtTTGCTAGTTTAGGCCGGGGTCTAAACCAGCTGGATCCTGACAAAGGTAATAACACTTGACACTGTGACTCAGACTAACTACATTCATGCCTAAAGCCTTGTCTGTAAAGTAACAACTGGTGTCTatctcagaagaagaagaggaagaggaggaggagagtgatgATGAGGGTCAGGAACTGTCCCTCCCCTCAGACGGCGTGGTGCTCGGAGACGAGTCTCTGGAGCCCCCTGCCAAGCTGGCCAGGACTGACCAGAGAGTCCTCTTCACCACCGGCTCAGCTGACAACTTAGCATAGACTAACGCTACTGGACGTGGGTCTCAAtattgataatacacacacacacacacacacacacacacacacacacacatagagatgTACAAAGAACACTAATTTATACTTGTCAATTTATTTGTCACATGTATATAGATCTTGTAAATGTGTGCGCAGTCAGTCCTGCATACTGTAACTCTCCCACTTGTTTATGCACACACAGTGgaaacacacacccactcagTACTGCTGCTGCCTGGATGGCACAAAACACCTGTTGGCGCTATTGATTGAATACGCAATTATTGGAATTGCGATAGGATAAACACCAGAATCTCTTGgtgcaaagagagagacacacacagagcatttTAACCTTCAGTTGTTTGGATCTGTAAAAATGAACTGAAGCCAGGcatgtgttttagttttttttctcccatcacaTTGCAACCCGTAGCCTCGCTGTGTCCTTGCTGAGAAACTTGTGCTCACCCTAGATCCTCCTAAAACTGTCACTGCCGTATCAAAGTGGTCTTGAAAATactgtgatgtgtgttgtgcgtgcgtatgtgtgtgtgcgtgtgtaaagGTAACTTTTACAGGAGGAGGACTCAAAGTGGAACCTCAGCAGTAAACGGTTGCTGAATCTAGTTGTTACTTATTCATAAAAGGCATTCGTTTTGTGGAAAACAGGCGGTTGAGATTTTTAAGCTGGGTTTGTTGTGAgtgtgcttgtctgtgtgtgtgtgtgtgtgtgtgtgtgtctgtgtgtgtgtgtgtgtgtgtgtgtgtttcatagcCCCTGTTGTGTGTTTCCTGTATGCTCGGATGAACACTGGGGTCACGCCACTCTGCTGTTATCCCTGGAGGCTGACTGAAAGGGTTTTTTCATGAAGGTGTGTACACTTGTGTGGCAGGTGTGTATGACTGGTTGTGTGACAGTGAGTCACGCCAAGTGCAGACTGTTTCCTCTGTATATATTTTCTAAAGGCATTCAGTTTAAGTTTTGGAGACAGGCATAGATTTCCTGTTGTTGACGAGAGAGGTACTGTACTGTGTCATATATTTatgttcaaagtgcttcattcCTGTCCATGTAATAAGTTCCTCTGTGGCCTCATTTCCCTTTTTGACATATCATTTTCTAGCCTTATTTcacttgatttttttcccaTATCTGTGCCAAACCTGTTTGCTTTGATCCCAAATctcattgtttttaaatgatcttttatatgttttaaggAGGACTGTGCCTGAGTAAGAACGGTGATATACTtatattctactgtatttatccACTATTTTGAATTTTGTTGTCACTAAGTGAACCTCTTGTGCAGTGTATGGTGCTGTGTTGTCACACATTGTAAGCAACCTTTGTGTGCATTATTGATTTGTGATTGTATGTTCAGCTCTCAATCCTCTTACCATATCTGATGACTTTTTTCCACGAACAGGCTAAGGCCCTGCCTCTTTGCACATATTGACTAATGTCTTTTAAACTCTGATGGAGtgatgtgaaatgttttttttttttcattttatttgaagtcctacatgtgttttttacagCGGGGTGCAGGTGTCAGATTTCATATCAACACCTTGTACCCCCCGGTGCGGTTTTGAAACGTTAGACAAGAAATCTAGTGGCTCTTTCTGCACAGTCCTCAACCAACACTCATCTCACTCCACTGCGTTGTACTTTCATCTCACTGCATATCCACCCTTCCTGCCAATGGCTTTGATTTGCTGCAAACATCCACTTTCTTAAACACTGTTCGTCCAGATTGGTTGTTGTAAACACGTCATCTTTGGATTTCTGAATACAATGTCTTTGAAATAGCTGCAATGTACGTGTTTTCAGTGGGCATTGCAAGCCTCAAACCAGCACATTATCCTTTTTTAGGGAGTCTAATGCTACCACAGCTGAGTACATATCACTCCAGTCTTTTAATGATCTACAGCATATAGAATGGCCATTGTTTACCCAGTAAAAAATGTGGAGTCATTTTTATagtgcattgtttttttatgtacaaaacaaactgagaaaaaaaaaagatgttcagTGGCAGTGTTTTATGGATTTGGTCTGCTATAAGTATGACTGTGCCTTTGGAGGTGGTAGAATGCAATtcagatgtttttaattttaaagatataaattaaagaatttttaaaaatgtacctgtttttcctcttgtagatttttttccccGACAGAGTTCAGCAAAAGTGTCTGTTCTGCAGCATTTCACACATCAGTATTTTAATCTCTGTGGTTGATAAGACAGATTTGCCTCTGATATGCAGCtttgatcttacattataaacTTGTTTAGAAAAAACAGACTGCGATTTCCTGGGTCATACTTTTCTCACGCACCATTACCACTTCTGTTGCAGTGTACAGAGTGAGACGCTGGAACAGAAACCTCAAAGAGCGTCAGTATGTTTCATGACATCTTACTTCTGCTTGCTTGTGCAGGGTGTCAACACTTCAGATGTGTAATCAGTCAAATTGGAAAACTGAAAACGCTGTGTGAAAGTTACTATAAAACCCATCAAATGTACTGAATCATAACAAGTATAAAGCTACAGTGTAGTGTCCCTAACCCGAACCCATGGGTGCACTGCACTGTTTTTTTGGTGCATCATTGCACAAACAGATTTCTGAGGTTTTGGTTcaaaagtgcacacacacacagatgataaACCACGGAAAAGAACA encodes:
- the rfx1a gene encoding MHC class II regulatory factor RFX1a isoform X2 codes for the protein MATSGYVGEIQPGAQPQGVGVTVTSGQPDAGSSPATAPQFLAEIQTTVATSTVVTPTGQTTPTEQTTSITTQKPTAGSQAQSTAQAQPAQTQYVTAEIQGSPTQSGNTQSTPQYIVVTVTEGSLHSSDSVSDSSPPPAVVQTGVPTQVVQQVQTAQQRSVVQATSQIAKTEPGTQLSVTSLQPVHISPEVQQQLTSVPVQHVYTNQVHRSSAFPYTDTPLYTQTTAAQYYEGQPTSGSQASTPGTPLTVSVTTGTTGGVSMFVAQPTSAAGGGATVVSTGVTTNGAGDGAGTNGGATGSYVIQGGYMLGSSSGAAAGNSQNYSHTARASPATVSITEGEEGSVPSADKKVQWLLDNYETAEGVSLPRSTLYCHYLLHCQEQKLEPVNAASFGKLIRSVFMGLRTRRLGTRGNSKYHYYGLRIKAGSSLLRLMEDQQHLAMRQQPFSQKQRLKPVHKVEGMTNGTASGVGQQQQQQQGSGNVDISTQVQQYQQFLDASRALPEFPDIDLQGKSLPEGIELEHIKSFQLLYREHCEAILDVMVNLQFTLVETLWKTFWRFSQSQAGDATLAVHDESEKRLPKSCLVLLCKYDPVLRWSRDCDNSLYQGLVEILIPDVLRPIPSALTQAIRNFAKSLESWLTNAMMNIPEEMVRIKVTSANAFAQTLRRYTSLNHLAQAARAVLQNTAQINQMLSDLNRVDFANVQEQASWVCRCEDRVVQRLEQDFKLTLQQQNSLEQWAAWLDGVVSQVLKPYQHSPTFPKAAKLFLLKWSFYSSMVIRDLTLRSAASFGSFHLIRLLYDEYMYYLIEHRVAQAKGETPIAVMGEFASLGRGLNQLDPDKEEEEEEEEESDDEGQELSLPSDGVVLGDESLEPPAKLARTDQRVLFTTGSADNLA
- the rfx1a gene encoding MHC class II regulatory factor RFX1a isoform X1, which gives rise to MATSGYVGEIQPGAQPQGVGVTVTSGQPDAGSSPATAPQFLAEIQTTVATSTVVTPTGQTTPTEQTTSITTQKPTAGSQAQSTAQAQPAQTQYVTAEIQGSPTQSGNTQSTPQYIVVTVTEGSLHSSDSVSDSSPPPAVVQTGVPTQVVQQVQTAQQRSVVQATSQIAKTEPGTQLSVTSLQPVHISPEVQQQLTSVPVQHVYTNQVQYVEGGDTNYTTSTIRSSAFPYTDTPLYTQTTAAQYYEGQPTSGSQASTPGTPLTVSVTTGTTGGVSMFVAQPTSAAGGGATVVSTGVTTNGAGDGAGTNGGATGSYVIQGGYMLGSSSGAAAGNSQNYSHTARASPATVSITEGEEGSVPSADKKVQWLLDNYETAEGVSLPRSTLYCHYLLHCQEQKLEPVNAASFGKLIRSVFMGLRTRRLGTRGNSKYHYYGLRIKAGSSLLRLMEDQQHLAMRQQPFSQKQRLKPVHKVEGMTNGTASGVGQQQQQQQGSGNVDISTQVQQYQQFLDASRALPEFPDIDLQGKSLPEGIELEHIKSFQLLYREHCEAILDVMVNLQFTLVETLWKTFWRFSQSQAGDATLAVHDESEKRLPKSCLVLLCKYDPVLRWSRDCDNSLYQGLVEILIPDVLRPIPSALTQAIRNFAKSLESWLTNAMMNIPEEMVRIKVTSANAFAQTLRRYTSLNHLAQAARAVLQNTAQINQMLSDLNRVDFANVQEQASWVCRCEDRVVQRLEQDFKLTLQQQNSLEQWAAWLDGVVSQVLKPYQHSPTFPKAAKLFLLKWSFYSSMVIRDLTLRSAASFGSFHLIRLLYDEYMYYLIEHRVAQAKGETPIAVMGEFASLGRGLNQLDPDKEEEEEEEEESDDEGQELSLPSDGVVLGDESLEPPAKLARTDQRVLFTTGSADNLA
- the rfx1a gene encoding MHC class II regulatory factor RFX1a isoform X3, with amino-acid sequence MATSGYVGEIQPGAQPQGVGVTVTSGQPDAGSSPATAPQFLAEIQTTVATSTVVTPTGQTTPTEQTTSITTQKPTAGSQAQSTAQAQPAQTQYVTAEIQGSPTQSGNTQSTPQYIVVTVTEGSLHSSDSVSDSSPPPAVVQTGVPTQVVQQVQTAQQRSVVQATSQIAKTEPGTQLSVTSLQPVHISPEVQQQLTSVPVQHVYTNQVQYVEGGDTNYTTSTIRSSAFPYTDTPLYTQTTAAQYYEGQPTSGSQASTPGTPLTVSVTTGTTGGVSMFVAQPTSAAGGGATVVSTGVTTNGAGDGAGTNGGATGSYVIQGGYMLGSSSGAAAGNSQNYSHTARASPATWLLDNYETAEGVSLPRSTLYCHYLLHCQEQKLEPVNAASFGKLIRSVFMGLRTRRLGTRGNSKYHYYGLRIKAGSSLLRLMEDQQHLAMRQQPFSQKQRLKPVHKVEGMTNGTASGVGQQQQQQQGSGNVDISTQVQQYQQFLDASRALPEFPDIDLQGKSLPEGIELEHIKSFQLLYREHCEAILDVMVNLQFTLVETLWKTFWRFSQSQAGDATLAVHDESEKRLPKSCLVLLCKYDPVLRWSRDCDNSLYQGLVEILIPDVLRPIPSALTQAIRNFAKSLESWLTNAMMNIPEEMVRIKVTSANAFAQTLRRYTSLNHLAQAARAVLQNTAQINQMLSDLNRVDFANVQEQASWVCRCEDRVVQRLEQDFKLTLQQQNSLEQWAAWLDGVVSQVLKPYQHSPTFPKAAKLFLLKWSFYSSMVIRDLTLRSAASFGSFHLIRLLYDEYMYYLIEHRVAQAKGETPIAVMGEFASLGRGLNQLDPDKEEEEEEEEESDDEGQELSLPSDGVVLGDESLEPPAKLARTDQRVLFTTGSADNLA